In the Pithys albifrons albifrons isolate INPA30051 chromosome 31, PitAlb_v1, whole genome shotgun sequence genome, one interval contains:
- the LOC139684059 gene encoding olfactory receptor 14A16-like translates to MSNSSSISHFLLLPLADTRQLQLLHLWLFLGISLAALLGNGLIISAVASDHHLHTPMYFFLLSLSLTDLGSICTTVPKAMHNSLWDTRDISYMGCAAQIFLLLFFLGTEFSLLTIMCYDRYVAICKPLHYGTLLGSRACAHMAAAAWASGFLNALLHTANTFSLPLCHGNALGQFFCEIPHILKLSCSHSDLRELGLLVVGGFLLLGCFIFIVFSYVQIFRAVLRIPSEQGRHKAFSTCLPHLAVVSLFVTTVVFAYLKPPSISSPSLDLVLAVLYSVVPPTLNPLIYSLRNQELKDAVRKMITGCFSAAKTSLLCSVNGL, encoded by the coding sequence atgtccaacagcagctccatcagccacttcctcctcctgccattggcagacacgcggcagctgcagctcctgcacttgtggctcttcctgggcatctccctggctgccctcctgggcaacggcctcatcatcagcgccgtagcctctgaccaccacctgcacacccccatgtacttcttcctgctcagcctgtccctcacagacctgggctccatctgcaccactgtccccaaggccatgcacaactccctctgggacaccagggacatctcctacatgggatgtgctgctcaaatctttctgcttctcttcttctTGGGAACAGAATTctctctcctcaccatcatgtgctacgaccgctacgttgccatctgcaaacccctgcactacgggaccctcctgggcagcagagcttgtgcccacatggcagcagctgcctgggccagtggctttctcaatgctctgctgcacacagccaatacattttccctgcccctgtgccatggcaatgccctgggccagttcttctgtgaaattccgcacatcctcaagctctcctgctcacactctgacctcagggaacttggtCTCCTTGTGGTTGGTGGTTTTCTATTAttgggatgtttcattttcatagttttctcctatgtgcagatcttcagggctgtgctgaggatcccctctgagcagggacggcacaaagccttctCCActtgcctccctcacctggctgtggtctccctgtttgtcaccACTGTCGTCTTTGCCTATTTGAAGCCTCCTTCTatctcttccccatccctggacctggtcctggcagttctgtactcggtggtgcctccaacactgaaccctctcatctacagcctgaggaatcaggagctcaaggatgctgtgaggaaaatgatcactggatgcttttcagctgcTAAAAcctccctgctttgctctgtcaaTGGCTTATAG